A region of Haloplanus sp. XH21 DNA encodes the following proteins:
- a CDS encoding shikimate dehydrogenase: MHVFGLIGNPVGHSLSPPMHEAAYDELGMDAKYVTFEPDPDAVSRAVDGAAALGVDGLNVTIPFKQDVLDLVEPDALAARIGAVNTIDFSTSPPRGYNTDAAGVRRAFDHHGVSLSGAEAVVVGAGGAARAVAFTLADACETVHIANRTVDRADALAADVRTELPEATVSSGGLETLADRVPDADILVNATSVGMDEDETPVPADHLHSDVAVLDAVYSPIETRLLRDAADAGATTIDGGWMLLFQGVVAFEHWTGRDAPVDAMNDALRSRL, translated from the coding sequence ATGCACGTGTTCGGGCTGATCGGCAACCCGGTCGGTCACTCGCTGTCGCCGCCGATGCACGAGGCGGCGTACGACGAACTCGGGATGGACGCCAAATACGTCACGTTCGAGCCCGACCCCGACGCCGTCTCGCGCGCCGTCGACGGCGCGGCAGCTCTCGGCGTCGACGGGCTCAACGTCACCATCCCGTTCAAACAGGACGTCCTCGACCTGGTCGAGCCCGACGCGCTCGCGGCACGGATCGGTGCGGTCAACACCATCGATTTCTCGACCAGCCCGCCGCGGGGGTACAACACCGACGCCGCGGGCGTCCGTCGCGCGTTCGATCACCACGGCGTCTCGCTGTCGGGCGCCGAGGCCGTCGTCGTCGGCGCTGGCGGGGCCGCTCGCGCCGTCGCGTTCACCCTCGCCGACGCCTGCGAGACGGTCCACATCGCCAATCGCACGGTCGATCGGGCCGACGCCCTCGCCGCGGATGTCCGGACGGAACTCCCCGAAGCGACGGTTTCGAGCGGTGGCCTCGAGACGCTCGCCGACCGCGTCCCCGACGCCGATATCCTCGTCAACGCCACGAGCGTCGGGATGGACGAAGACGAGACGCCCGTCCCCGCCGACCACTTGCATTCGGATGTGGCCGTCCTCGACGCGGTGTACTCGCCCATCGAGACGCGACTCCTCCGTGACGCTGCCGACGCGGGGGCGACGACCATCGACGGCGGGTGGATGCTCCTGTTCCAGGGCGTCGTCGCGTTCGAGCACTGGACCGGCCGCGACGCCCCTGTCGACGCCATGAACGACGCGCTCCGATCGCGGCTCTGA
- a CDS encoding HVO_2922 family protein: MPREPTFELYRDNADEWRWRLVVANGNIIADSGEGYASKQGAKRGIESVKHSAPEARVVVDDDSSR, from the coding sequence ATGCCGCGAGAGCCGACGTTCGAACTCTACCGCGATAACGCCGACGAGTGGCGCTGGCGCCTCGTCGTTGCCAACGGAAACATCATCGCCGACAGCGGCGAGGGCTACGCGTCCAAGCAGGGCGCGAAACGGGGGATAGAGAGCGTGAAACACAGCGCACCGGAGGCGCGGGTCGTCGTCGACGACGACAGCAGTCGGTGA
- a CDS encoding sodium:calcium antiporter, whose product MRRQALGAVAGAVALTAPWTVLWATGNAHAFSTLATVAVSGLSVLGASFLLAWGAETAEKDVPRAFAIAVLAVLAVAPEYAVDALYAWNAGQFAGTPRGIEAGNLAVANMTGANRILIGIGWAGIALFTVLRNGSEDDPAVKQRPGMFRNAVSLDRDIGLDMVFLLLATLWAFIVPINGGIDILDMIVLVGLYVAYIVIILRGDVEAGEEHVGVPAYLQSFSRPYRIATVLLLFVYSGVMIFTAVEPFAHGLESLGQNIGIPSFFMIQWIAPLASESPELIVVVYLVNKARSTAGFNALISSKLNQWTLLIGTLVVVYSIALGQYGALPFDEKQMGEIWLTAGQSFFALALLVNFEISIREALVLLFLFLTQVLSEFLLIRRLLELPISDYELLLVFTGVYLVLGIGLFVARRKAAARLLRQAGGTVSEAFSDDTGQTGGAD is encoded by the coding sequence ATGAGACGACAGGCGCTCGGCGCCGTCGCCGGCGCCGTCGCCCTGACGGCTCCCTGGACCGTTCTCTGGGCGACCGGCAACGCGCACGCCTTCTCGACGCTCGCAACGGTCGCGGTGAGCGGTCTCTCCGTCCTGGGCGCGTCGTTCCTCCTGGCCTGGGGGGCAGAGACGGCCGAGAAAGACGTTCCACGGGCGTTCGCCATCGCCGTCCTCGCGGTGCTGGCGGTCGCCCCGGAGTACGCCGTCGACGCCCTCTACGCCTGGAACGCAGGACAGTTCGCGGGTACCCCACGCGGCATCGAGGCGGGAAACCTCGCCGTCGCCAACATGACGGGAGCGAACCGCATCCTGATCGGGATCGGGTGGGCCGGCATCGCCCTGTTCACCGTCCTTCGCAACGGCTCGGAGGACGACCCTGCGGTGAAACAGCGACCGGGGATGTTCCGGAACGCGGTCTCGCTCGACCGCGACATCGGCCTCGATATGGTGTTCCTGCTGCTCGCCACGCTCTGGGCGTTCATCGTCCCGATCAACGGCGGGATCGACATCCTGGACATGATCGTCCTCGTCGGTCTCTACGTCGCGTACATCGTCATCATCCTCCGCGGCGATGTCGAAGCGGGGGAGGAACACGTCGGCGTGCCGGCCTATCTCCAGTCGTTCTCGCGGCCCTACCGTATCGCGACGGTCCTGCTCCTGTTCGTCTACTCCGGCGTCATGATCTTCACCGCAGTCGAGCCGTTCGCGCACGGACTCGAGAGCCTCGGGCAGAACATCGGCATCCCCTCGTTCTTCATGATCCAGTGGATCGCACCGCTGGCCTCCGAGTCGCCGGAACTCATCGTCGTCGTGTACCTAGTGAACAAGGCGCGGTCGACGGCCGGCTTCAATGCGCTCATCTCCTCGAAGCTCAACCAGTGGACGCTGCTCATCGGGACGCTCGTCGTCGTGTACTCCATCGCGCTCGGCCAGTACGGTGCGCTCCCGTTCGACGAGAAGCAGATGGGTGAGATCTGGCTGACAGCCGGCCAGTCCTTCTTCGCGCTCGCCCTGCTGGTCAACTTCGAAATCTCGATCCGGGAGGCGCTGGTGTTGCTGTTCCTGTTCCTCACGCAGGTGCTCTCGGAGTTCCTGCTCATCCGCAGACTCCTCGAACTCCCCATCTCGGATTACGAACTCCTCCTGGTGTTCACGGGCGTCTACCTCGTCCTGGGTATCGGCCTGTTCGTCGCTCGTCGCAAGGCGGCGGCTCGCCTGCTCAGACAGGCGGGCGGGACGGTGAGCGAAGCCTTTTCGGACGACACCGGCCAAACCGGAGGTGCCGACTGA
- a CDS encoding universal stress protein produces MPTDMFERLLIPVDGSTCAQYAAKHGLELADRYGATGEAIYVGDDDADGQAILDTVDDMAETVGTTVETTLLQGNPAKRIAERAAERDHDLIVMGRCGRAGVTEVVLGSVTERVLRRTDVPVLTVPDEDLAGATGVEYGSVLVTTDGSEIADRAGPYGADIARRFDAALHVLNAVDVQASAGVFDAGGVGEEYIDRLESEGEKAVDRLVEDIDSAELDVHRAVVRGAAREVIQEYVDDHGIDLVVMSSEGQSNLAKQRIGTVAGQVLRSLDVPVLVVPEA; encoded by the coding sequence GTGCCGACTGACATGTTCGAGCGACTCCTCATCCCGGTCGACGGTAGCACCTGTGCCCAGTACGCGGCCAAACACGGTCTCGAACTCGCAGATCGCTACGGGGCCACCGGCGAGGCGATCTACGTCGGCGACGATGACGCCGACGGCCAGGCGATCCTCGACACCGTCGACGATATGGCCGAAACCGTCGGCACGACCGTCGAGACCACACTCCTCCAGGGAAACCCCGCAAAGCGCATCGCGGAGCGGGCCGCGGAGCGTGATCACGACCTCATCGTCATGGGTCGGTGCGGACGGGCCGGCGTGACAGAGGTCGTCCTCGGAAGCGTCACGGAACGCGTACTGCGCCGGACCGACGTGCCGGTGTTGACGGTCCCGGACGAGGACCTCGCCGGCGCCACCGGTGTCGAGTACGGGTCCGTGCTCGTCACGACCGACGGGAGCGAGATCGCCGACCGCGCGGGACCGTACGGCGCGGACATCGCACGGCGCTTCGACGCGGCGCTGCACGTGCTCAACGCGGTGGACGTGCAGGCCTCGGCCGGCGTGTTCGACGCCGGCGGCGTCGGCGAGGAGTATATCGACCGACTCGAAAGCGAGGGCGAGAAAGCCGTCGACCGACTCGTCGAGGACATCGACAGCGCGGAGCTGGACGTCCACCGGGCGGTCGTGCGGGGCGCCGCCCGCGAGGTGATCCAGGAGTACGTCGACGACCACGGGATCGACCTCGTGGTCATGTCCTCGGAAGGCCAGTCCAACCTCGCGAAACAGCGGATCGGCACCGTCGCGGGGCAGGTCCTTCGCTCGCTGGACGTTCCGGTGCTGGTCGTCCCCGAGGCGTAG
- a CDS encoding D-aminoacyl-tRNA deacylase translates to MIAIVVSRADSASEHIGEQLLDCAEWTEHRDDARPDADGGGIYYRTEGFELRAFDDLHIHLDRPDEAFTDPDLLVVVSRHSGETDALLTAHFTGNFGEAEYGGAAGEFARACPNAANEVVDALARHAPPAYEVGTECTHHGPTDIGVPSMFVELGSDEAQWQDPEGARAVARAVLDLRGVDADREKQVAGFGGGHYAPRFGRIVRETAWAVGHVAADWCIEAMGNPATNRDVLRRAVEASGTEYVVVEGGHSGLEDILTDLGYRSVSETWLQETGVHPLPLVEAVEAELDTVAEGLRFGDIAPSIEDRDPAAAVVVTDLPADLPDAAHGVAPEATRAAVAANTVAFETTEGGTRPRGRVALAADDPAAAAEALTDALMSILEESYDEVTRRDDEVVARTETFDPAAARTLGVPEGPAFGRLAEGQAVEVDGERIEPSVVRTEQTERFDAVTPPET, encoded by the coding sequence GTGATCGCGATCGTCGTCAGCCGCGCCGACAGCGCCTCCGAACACATCGGCGAGCAGTTGCTCGACTGCGCCGAGTGGACCGAACACCGGGACGACGCCCGTCCCGACGCCGACGGCGGCGGCATCTACTACCGGACCGAGGGGTTCGAACTCCGCGCGTTCGACGACCTGCATATCCATCTCGACCGTCCGGACGAGGCCTTCACCGACCCCGATCTCCTCGTCGTCGTCTCCCGCCACTCCGGCGAGACGGACGCGCTCCTGACCGCCCATTTCACGGGTAACTTCGGCGAGGCGGAGTACGGCGGTGCAGCCGGCGAATTCGCCCGCGCCTGTCCCAACGCCGCCAACGAGGTGGTCGACGCCCTCGCCCGCCACGCCCCGCCGGCCTACGAGGTCGGCACGGAGTGTACCCACCACGGTCCGACGGACATCGGCGTCCCCTCGATGTTCGTCGAACTCGGGAGCGACGAGGCCCAGTGGCAGGATCCCGAGGGCGCCCGCGCCGTCGCCCGGGCCGTCCTCGACCTCCGCGGCGTCGACGCCGACCGGGAGAAACAGGTCGCGGGCTTCGGCGGCGGCCACTACGCGCCGCGCTTCGGCCGCATCGTCCGCGAGACGGCGTGGGCGGTCGGGCACGTCGCCGCCGACTGGTGCATCGAGGCGATGGGCAACCCCGCGACCAACCGCGATGTCCTCCGCCGTGCCGTCGAGGCGAGCGGGACGGAGTACGTCGTCGTCGAGGGCGGCCACTCGGGGCTCGAAGACATCCTCACGGATCTGGGCTACCGGAGCGTGAGCGAGACGTGGCTCCAAGAGACGGGCGTCCATCCGCTTCCGCTGGTGGAGGCCGTCGAGGCCGAACTCGACACCGTGGCGGAGGGCCTGCGGTTCGGCGACATCGCCCCGTCCATCGAGGACCGCGATCCGGCCGCGGCCGTCGTCGTCACCGACCTGCCCGCCGACCTGCCCGACGCGGCCCACGGGGTCGCCCCCGAGGCGACGCGAGCAGCCGTCGCCGCGAACACCGTCGCCTTCGAGACGACGGAGGGCGGCACGCGGCCGCGGGGGCGAGTCGCGCTCGCGGCCGACGATCCGGCCGCCGCGGCCGAGGCGCTGACGGACGCGCTAATGTCGATCCTGGAGGAGTCGTACGACGAGGTGACCCGCCGCGACGACGAGGTGGTCGCGCGGACGGAGACGTTCGATCCGGCGGCCGCCCGCACGCTCGGCGTGCCCGAAGGCCCGGCGTTCGGTCGACTCGCGGAGGGCCAGGCCGTCGAGGTCGACGGGGAGCGGATCGAGCCGTCGGTCGTGCGGACGGAGCAGACCGAACGGTTCGACGCCGTCACGCCGCCAGAAACGTAA
- the ftsZ gene encoding cell division protein FtsZ, producing MDSIVEDAIEDAEEPGDGTTAEVDASREPTPDASERSGKMTDEELQDVLEDLQTDITVVGCGGAGGNTVNRMAEEGIKGANLVAANTDVQHLVDVEADTKILMGEEKTGGRGAGSLPQVGEEAAIESQEDIYGAIEGSDMVFVTAGLGGGTGTGSAPVVAEAARESGALTIAIVTTPFTAEGEVRRTNAEAGLERLRDVADTVIVVPNDRLLDSVGKLPVKQAFKVSDEVLMRSVKGITELITKPGLVNLDFADVKTVMEKGGVAMIGLGESDSEQKAQDSVRSALRSPLLDVDISGANSALVNVTGGTDMAIEEAEGVVEEIYDRIDPDARIIWGTSIDEELEGKMRTMIVVTGVESPQIYGRGDEPAPAEGAGDDIDYVE from the coding sequence ATGGATTCCATCGTGGAGGATGCAATCGAGGATGCCGAGGAGCCGGGGGATGGGACCACGGCCGAGGTAGACGCCAGTCGAGAGCCCACGCCCGACGCGAGCGAACGATCAGGGAAGATGACCGACGAGGAACTCCAGGACGTGCTGGAGGACCTCCAGACGGACATCACGGTCGTCGGCTGTGGGGGGGCCGGCGGCAACACCGTCAACCGGATGGCCGAGGAGGGAATCAAAGGCGCCAACCTCGTCGCCGCCAACACGGACGTGCAACACCTCGTCGACGTCGAGGCCGACACCAAGATCCTCATGGGCGAGGAGAAGACCGGCGGCCGCGGCGCCGGGTCGCTCCCGCAAGTGGGCGAAGAGGCCGCCATCGAGAGCCAGGAGGACATCTACGGCGCCATCGAGGGCTCCGACATGGTGTTCGTGACGGCCGGGCTTGGCGGTGGCACGGGCACCGGATCCGCACCGGTCGTCGCCGAGGCGGCCCGCGAATCCGGCGCGCTCACCATCGCCATCGTGACGACGCCCTTTACCGCCGAGGGGGAAGTGCGACGCACCAACGCCGAAGCCGGGCTCGAACGCCTCCGCGATGTGGCCGACACCGTCATCGTCGTGCCGAACGACCGCCTGCTGGATTCGGTCGGCAAACTCCCCGTCAAGCAGGCGTTCAAGGTGTCCGACGAGGTGCTGATGCGCTCGGTGAAAGGCATCACCGAACTCATCACGAAACCGGGGCTCGTCAACCTCGACTTCGCGGACGTGAAGACGGTCATGGAGAAAGGCGGCGTCGCCATGATCGGCCTCGGCGAGAGCGACTCCGAGCAGAAAGCGCAGGATTCGGTGCGGTCGGCGCTCCGCTCGCCGTTACTCGACGTCGACATCTCCGGAGCCAACTCCGCGCTCGTCAACGTCACCGGCGGCACGGACATGGCCATCGAGGAGGCCGAGGGCGTCGTCGAGGAGATCTACGACCGCATCGATCCCGACGCCCGCATCATCTGGGGCACCTCTATCGACGAGGAACTCGAGGGCAAGATGCGGACGATGATCGTCGTCACGGGCGTCGAGTCGCCACAGATCTACGGTCGCGGCGACGAACCGGCGCCCGCGGAGGGTGCCGGCGACGACATCGACTACGTGGAGTAG